The sequence below is a genomic window from Zonotrichia leucophrys gambelii isolate GWCS_2022_RI chromosome 26, RI_Zleu_2.0, whole genome shotgun sequence.
TTCTCTGGAGAGGTTCTCGTTCTTGGAGTGATTGCTAAAGCTGGCAGAAGGCTTGATTTTCACCTCAGAGGTGGCCAGCTCCTGTCGTTTAGACATCTGAGCTTGCCCCCACCTCTTGGGCAGGCAGACCCAtatggaaaggggaaaagggtcAACAAAGCTAAGGGCTCTGCCCTTGGAGCTTTCAGCCCCCTCAAACCCCAGGGAGAGCTCACTGAAATTCACAGACCACAGGTCCTCAGAGGCAGAGGTTTTGTGAGGCAGCTTGTGGTGCTTGTGTGGCCTGTCCTCCACGTGGAAGGCGTGGCGCAGGAACAGGGTGTGCAGGAGGCTGAAGCTGCCCTGCTCCCGGGGGAACGCCGCGTAGCTGGAGTGGAAGAACTCGGAGCCCGCGAATTTCCTGAAGAGGCCCTGCaggtcctggcagctgcaggagggagcgTGGCGGGTGTTGGTGGCTGTCACCTCtgacatgcacacacacagggcccGAGGCCGGTCCCGGTGCTCTGTGACTTTCTTATCCACggggatgctgagctgcaggggaaggaaggTGAGAAAGGATTAGCAGAGGTTTAACCTGGATGAGaactccagcagcacaaaccaaacaaaaccaacacaaaatgCAGACAGAGCAAAGACAGAGGAAGGCAGCAGGTTTGTCTCCTCATGATGGACTCCAGCTATGTCCTGGTCTCATGTTTCTTTCACAGAGAGAAcactgggaaaggaaggaaaagaatggTACCTTCAGCCTGAAGCCATCCAGCCGGACATCCACGTGCTCATCCCGCTTGCCTGAGTCCTCCAGCTTGTAGATGGCTTTGAACTGCTCCAGGCTGCGACACAGATCCAGGCAGAAGAGATTGATCCAGAGCACACTTGGTGTGTCCAGGGTGAGCATCAGGCCATTCAGCTGCATGTACAAGTTTGGGCATGGAACTAGAGGGAAACAGATTAATGATAGCAGGAAAGGCCCCTGGGTGCAGAACCTGCACTGACAGCACCAATGCAGGGGTTTCACCACTCCTGGGAGACACATCTTGGAaggggagcagctgtggtgcaCCCAGAGGAATGAGGTGACCCATTGGGacagcacccagagcaccccatgccctgctccagggctctcaGTAAGGCTGAACCCCAGGAACTGggcaaacagcagctgctgcaattccttcctgcaagcacagctctgcttccacATTGTGCACAACCTCCATCCCACCttcccacagggaaaaaaaaaaaaattaggatggCAAACATCAGAAAACTAAACAACAACAGACAGAGAATATCTAACAGGGCTAGACCATTGATGAGTCTTTAAGAAACTTGTGAAAGAAGGTGCTAACCTTGATGTATTACCTGGAAAGTCCTGATTGTCTGGGAAGTAATATTCTGTGAATTCAATATGGATTGCAGAGACCTGGTCAGGGAGTTTGAAGATTTTTCTGCTACAGGAAAGCAAGGTGGAGGGTTTCTTACTTTGCTGCCCAGCTGTAGAGAcctgaaaacagaaggaaatgcaGTGGTGCAGAACTCAGACTTGGCAAACCCAAGTGCCCCGGTGACCCCTCAGTTGCCTGTGTTCAATCTGCCTCATTTACACATCAAACATACACTGCTTTCAAGCAAAGACATAATTTTCTTCTACCTGCTGATATTGCCAACTCCTCTCCTTTGAGGGAATTTAGCTCTTTGTGTCTCCTGTCACTGCTAGTAAGAGCTGTGACAAGCAGAATTAGGTGACATGagcaaacagaacagaaatctgTTACAGCTGTCTGCAAGATCAGCAGCACTTGGCAAGTCCATCATAGTATCTGGTGCTGCAAGAGCAAAACCAGCTCTTGGATGGACACAGGGCACATGGATGCAGGGCCTGATCCAGGGCAGAAAGCTTGAGGTCAGACTTACTCCTCCTTTTTTGTCAAAAATCCACATCCTCACTGATTTCTCAAAGGCATGAAATGGTTTACACTGAGCATGCCTGATGCTTGGTGTAGGAACAGAGGGCAGAAACCCGTGGTTAAGCAGTTCCCTCTGACCATGAAAACTACCAGCAGTTCTTTAAACTCTTGGGTTTAAAGTTTTACAGACAACATCATAACAGCACTTAGGTTCTCCGGGCAGCGTTTCCATGTCGTAGGATTTGCATGATCCTTTCAATCATATCGTGAATTACACACTGAATCACATCATTTCCTTTCTGGAAGTGCCCTTGCCACATGCAGGCCGGCTGAGGTCCCTACCTGGTGCACATCCAGGTCATCCACCCGGAGCAGCACGCAGCTGGAGCGCAGCCGGTGCCAGGGCGGCTGCCGCAGCCGCGGGAGGCTCGTGGGGGGAGCCCGGCCCTTCTCtggggggctgctctggggaggctctgtggggacagacagggcGTTAGTCACCTCCTCTGCACCATCAGTTCTctacagggctgctctggggaggctctgtggggacagacagggtGTTGGTCACCTTCTCTGCACCATCACCTCTGTGCTTACTGAGCAGAACCAACAGCCCCAGAATTAGAAAGGGATGaacacagctgggcaggagaaaCACTGAGGACTTCTGAAGGAAGAACACTGTGAAAGGTGAGTCTGTTCTGTGGCAAGAGAACACACTCCTAAGCCAGGTCTTAAGTATGTAATTTCATCCTTGTATCTTATGGAGAAACTCAACAATAATCCACTGCAGCCTGTCCCTTcttgctgcagtgctctgccagCCACTTTCCTTTGCCATTATATTTATGATTTTTAGAGTGCTATGCATTCCTGCACCAACAAATCAGCCTGCTCAGCTGGGGATGGGCAACTGAAGATTTTGCTGTACCACCTCCTGCTTCACTGGTTTTATCAAGTACCTTTACCTGGTTTCCTTTTGAAAGGAGAAAGTGGAGTCCTGGCAAACATAGGGTCTGATTCTTCATAAAACTTCTCCATCTTGCTTTGAAATTCACTGACCAACTTCTTTGCCCACTGTCCCCGCGTCTCCATTGCTTCACTGTACCTCACCCAATGCTTGCAGGCATCtcctgcagaaaagcaaagattccagctttaaaaatgcagcttcttTCTTCTAGTCCAGCCTGCAATCATAGAACAGTTCTTTAAACTCATTTTTTACCCCCCTCCTCAGGTTGTGAGGCCCCAGGCTCCCTACCTGCCCTGTGGAAAGGATAATAATCAAAAGCCATCCTCCTGAAGGTCAGCTGGATGGCACCGCCCAGCATGCCATGCTTCTGAGCACCTGTGAggaacagagcagaggaaaCCATGGTCAGCTCTGCAATGAGAGCCCTGATCCAGGAGAATTCAGAACCATACTGCTCTGACTGCCCCACTGATTAACTGACACCACAGCCAGGATTGGGGTACCATCTTCAGCAATCTGCACCAAAATCTTGTCCTAGCCCAGGAGAAGGACACCTGAATCAATGGTTTATATGGTAAGAACCAGGCCTGGAGACTCAAATCCCAAACTGCAAAACCCCAACCCTCTTCCAGCCAGAAAATCACTGCTTTGGCTGTTGTTTCTGCCTCTGGatgcttccctccctgctgaccTGCCTCCCGGGCGTGGCTGTCGTCACAGATGTGCAGGTCCAGGCGGGAGATGAGCAGGTGGTAGGAGGATTCCTTCATGTCGTGCTTGTCAAAGTACTGCCCGATGCTGCTGGCGTTGGGGCTGGCTCCAAAGGGCTGAGCCCACgactgctgggcactgggagcagggggGGTGATCTGTGGCAGAGGGACAGgctcagggagagctcagagagagggaaaacacTGAGGTTATAATGCAATTAATCAGCTCATGCACATCTGCCAGCCTCTAAGGCATTGGTTTATAGGACTGAATTGGGGTTCCCAGGATCTGGATCCTCTCCTGTGCTCTCACCTTTGCCtgtggctctgccagctgcttgCACTTCTCTTGGATCGTGTTTTAAGATTCCTGGGCAAAAAGGGCCAGGTACTCCCCATGCCTCCTGTGCAGCCTCACTGCACTACGTGTGCATCTCTGCTTCCCTGGAGCTTCCAACCCCAGCAGAAATATTCCTCTTGCCTCATCCTTGActtggaaaatgtattttattggCAATGAATCCCACTCATTTGGTCACCTCTTTACCCCACAGTCCACATGACACTGACCAGAGTTCCCATCAAGGAAAATGCTGTGAATATGGGCCAGGTGCCACACAAACAGAAactgcctttttccctggcagacCAGTATCCAAACTCACTCACCTGTACAGACTCTGGTGCCaagcttttcctctgctgagcagATTTCTCCATGGCTTCACTCAGAGACTCAGCATATTTCATCATTGCTTTCAGCTGAGAGTCTgtcagcacccagagcaggtcATCCAGCAGAAACATCAGCTTGGAGGCCACCACATTGCAATCTTTGGTCTGAAACAGCAAGGAAGGTGTTAGGGACTTCAAAAATTGACTCCACAGACAGAGTCCTCCCAAAACAAAGAGGCAGAAAGAAGGGAGGCTGCTGTGAAACTGCTCTGAGAGATGGTATCTGGTGCATATCCACAGCACCTCCTCTCAGATGGATAGCAGTCAAAGCCACCTCCTCTTTAAGAGACAAATTGCTCACTgcttaattcatttttttttaaatcatcaCATTTCCACTGACAGCTAAAAATCAGGCTGTCAGGCTTCCAGCTCCCAGTAAGGAGATGACAGCTCTCCTTAGGATGTTCAAACAGATTGAAAAACTCACTCCATCCACGAGATCCTCCCCTGGGAAAGAAACTGCTTTGACATTTGCTAAGAACACAGCTGTCTCTGACAGAAAACATGGAGAGATACATCAGTTAGGGCTCAACATTTCAGAAGGGAGAGAAGGGCTGTCGAGGACTGTGGGAGGAAATATGCATCATCTCTGCACCAGGCAGTGAGACCACATCATGCAAAGCATGGAGAAAACTCTCACCCTTCTCTTGAGAGAGATCTGGATCCTGCCCTGGTTGGTGATGAGTCTCAGAGGAGTGGTGACAGGATCCTGATCACCATTTTCCGTGGCATCTGCCTCTATCCTCAGGGTCTGCCAGGTGAGCTCCTTGAACGTCAGAACCTgcccaggagggaggagaaaaaacaggaaaatgctgaGACTTTCACAACTTCAAGGattcagaaaaccccaaaaacactcAGAAGACACGAAATGAAACAAGGAAAGATCATTCATGACACTTTTCTCTGTGATGCCAGTACAAAGGCAAGGCTCACCTCTCCCCTCTGCGGGTCCGTGATGCGGGTGAGGCGCAGGTCACTCTGCTGCCAGTTGGGGTTGACACTGtagccctggagctgccacagctcaaAAGAAGCATGAAAGGCCTTGGAGTGAATCTTGATGGTGATGGAATTGACAACAATGAACATCCCCTCCACGACTTTCTCAGCAAAGCCATATTCACTGCAAAGAGAAGATCCCCCTCATGAGGCCTGGCAGGGGTAAGGCTCACACAGAGAGGTTTATAAGCAGCACCAAAGGCACTTAAACCCTAAAGCAGGGAGGCCAGTGGTGAGTCaaggagcacagcagcccccacagcccagcaggagctgcagggctcgGGGTCTGACCTCTGTCCAGCAGCAAGAGCGATGGGGGACTGTCCATTGGGCGGCCGAGGCTCCTCACACGTCCTCATCTCCACCTCCACCTTGTCCAGGTACTGCAGAGACACAAAGAGGGAGCCATGAACACCACAGCCAGCCTCAAGCCCAGcccaccagccctggggtgagattccagggcagggagaacCAACTCTGGAGTCTCAATGCTCCAAGAGTCTCATGTGTTAAAGCTCTCACACCATCAGTGTCAGTGGGAAACCTGAAACCCCAGGAGTGGGGAAGCAACCAAAAAACAGGCACAAGGTAGCCCTGGACTTCCCTGAGAGCTCATCTGGCTCCATCCTGCAGTGAAATGAGGGACCCATGGGAGGGTCCTTGTCCCCTATGTGCTAAGAACCTGGAGGATTCAGGTCCAAAGAAAATTTGAGCACTTGATGGTTTCCCTCCCCAGAATTTTTCTCAAGTAGAAGAGATTAAAAAgagtgaggaagaaaaggaagaaaggaagaagggagaaaggaaggaaagaagacaaGAGAGGCAACATTACCAGGCAGATTGGGTGTGTTTTCAGCTTTGTCCACTGGATCTGAAATTATAAAGTTGAGGTTATCAGAGTGATTTCTGCAttggaaaatttcagaaagtGCAGGAAACCTCCTCAGCCCAAAATTTGAGCCCCATTTCTCTGAGAAATGTCTGCAATGTCTCATTGTATCCAGGTCAAACAGAGACACAGACAAGGGAAAAGACATTCCAGACACCAGATCTACAAACCCAGCTGAGCTTTTGGATCTCATATATCATCAGGAGTAACAGATATTCTGCAGGTCAAATTCTGCTGTGGGGAACATTCCTGGCCTTTAAGAGTTTACAACTAACTGCTGCTGTTACTGGAAGTCACACAATTCTTTTGAAGCCTGTGCACAAACCAAAAAgctccattttattttcatacagCAACGTTCACTCTGCAGTTCTTGTAGGAGGGAGAACAAATGTTTGTTACTAAACTGAGCAGATCTGACTCTAAAAACAGAGCACATCAGATGAGTAAGACAAGCTCATTTTTACTGTCACTTGGCAGAGTAGAATCATATTTCTTTTATAGAAAGTCTCTTTGATGTCCTTAAAACTTTTGAGTTCATGTAATGCAACAGTGGTTAGCACCACGTGCAATCAAACAACCTGACAGCTTATAACAActaaaaaaccactttttttttgctctaaAAAGCACAAGAAGGAAGAATTTGTAAGAGTTCAGTGTGCAAAGTGCAAGTCCATGCacaacctcagtgattctgcCTGTAAATGGATAACTTCATCCATTCAAAGCTGCCTCTGCTCACCCTGATGGAGGCCTTGTTGCAGTAGACCCGGGTGATGGCGAGCCAGGTGGGCAGCTCCAGAACATTCTGCAGCACCTCCTCATCCAGCTCCAGGTTGGTCAGCTGCCCCTGACCCTTCAGCGTGCTCAGGTTGATTTTGTCTGGAGAGAGATTCTTGGTAAACCTACAGGGGAGCAAAGAGAAAACTCACAAACAGCccccagcaaagctgctgaggctgcaggagcatttCAGAGCTATTTCAATAGCAgagtttgtttgctgttttgttaAACCctttctgacatttttaaacCCAAGGCAAGTTGGTCgctccagaaaaaaaacatttctacaCTTTGAcatttggaggatttttttgttttaaactaaaTTCAGGTTTGAGAAACTGGAAAATTTCCTTCTAAAGCTCTGGATCCTGGAAACCAGCAAAACTGCCCTAggacaaaaccaaagaaaaccaaagccaAACTCCAACAGCTCAGCAGTTTTATTGCCCCCAGAACTGCCGTGTCAGCGGTGGAAAGTTTAATTCTCCAGATCCTTTTCACCCAGGAAAGCAAAAGATCATTAATGAATGACTTTTGTGGCTGTCTCTTTTTAACACCatcactgcagcccagcctgccctctGGCCAAACAGCACCTCCCCTcccagagcctgccccagctccctcctctgaTTTCTCTGCTTGaaattcctcctccccagggctgccagtgttcacctgccctgtgtgcagccCTTCCCATCCCTCATGTGCCCGAGATTTCAGTGTTCACCTCCTCTGGGTGCAGCCCTTCAGATCCCTCATGTGCCCGAGATTTCAGTGTTCAcctgccctgtgtgcagccCTTCCCATCCCTCATGTGCCCGAGATTTCAGTGTGATTTCAGTGTTCAcctgccctgtgtgcagccCTTCCCATCCCTCATGTGCCTGAGATTTCAGTGTCATTTCAGTGTTCAcctgccctgtgtgcagccTTTCACATCCCTCATGTGCCCGAGATTTCAGTGTTCAcctgccctgtgtgcagccCTTCCCATCCCTCATGTGCCTGAGATTTCAGTGTGATTTCAGTGTTCACCTGCCCTGTGTGCAGTCCTTCACATCCCTCATGTGCCCACAATTCCAGTGTCATTTCAGTGttctcctgccctgtgtgcagcccttcagatcCCTCATGTGCCCGAGATTTCAGTGTCATTTCAGTGTTCAcctgccctgtgtgcagccCTTCCCATCCCTCATGTGCCCGAGATTTCAGTGTCATTTCAGTGTTCAcctgccctgtgtgcagccCTTCCCATCCCTCATGTGCCCACAATTCCAGTGACATGGATGAAACACTTGCAGCAGGACTGCTCAAGAGCAGGGGATCCTGGTGTGAAAGCTCTGACTTTATCAAAACCAGAGTGGCCCCTAAGGAATCAGAGGGGCCAGTTCAGAGGGCAGCAGATCACAGAGGCTGTACAAGTGTTATCAACACTTCTCCACGTCAGAGAACCCCCCAGTGGCAGCAAAACCCCTCCTGTCTCCCTCAAACCTCTCtccagtgcaggagctgcctccacGGGAgcagggggctgcattccaaTGTCACTTGAGGAGTTCCTGCCAGACAACTTTCCCACCACTGAATCCAGGGCTTatttcacacattcctccacGCCAGTGCTAATTCTCATTCTGCGCAGTGGTCCAGGAGGCAGGATGGAAAGAAAGCCCCCATTGTCagcctgagcaggagcagcctcagtcacactgccctgcctgctctgcccctgcacccacagcgtgggcactgctctgggaggggcaccaggggctcctgcagcagccacagctccaggagggcagcaggagccagagccacactgcagctgctgcacgaGCTCAGGGGGCAGCACAAACCTGGCtgaggcactgcagcagcagctgagccatCAGTCAGGGCTTCCAGGAGCAAAAGGGCTTTTCCAAACATTTTGTTGGAAGAGAAAGGCTGACAGATGTGTCGAGATGTTGCTGTCAACCCTTCCAGTAGTGCTGAAAGAGGAGGGCAGCACACAGCTGTGAGTTTgcccactgctgctc
It includes:
- the BLTP3A gene encoding bridge-like lipid transfer protein family member 3A, coding for MAGIIKKQILKHLSRFTKNLSPDKINLSTLKGQGQLTNLELDEEVLQNVLELPTWLAITRVYCNKASIRIQWTKLKTHPICLYLDKVEVEMRTCEEPRPPNGQSPIALAAGQSEYGFAEKVVEGMFIVVNSITIKIHSKAFHASFELWQLQGYSVNPNWQQSDLRLTRITDPQRGEVLTFKELTWQTLRIEADATENGDQDPVTTPLRLITNQGRIQISLKRRTKDCNVVASKLMFLLDDLLWVLTDSQLKAMMKYAESLSEAMEKSAQQRKSLAPESVQITPPAPSAQQSWAQPFGASPNASSIGQYFDKHDMKESSYHLLISRLDLHICDDSHAREAGAQKHGMLGGAIQLTFRRMAFDYYPFHRAGDACKHWVRYSEAMETRGQWAKKLVSEFQSKMEKFYEESDPMFARTPLSPFKRKPEPPQSSPPEKGRAPPTSLPRLRQPPWHRLRSSCVLLRVDDLDVHQVSTAGQQSKKPSTLLSCSRKIFKLPDQVSAIHIEFTEYYFPDNQDFPVPCPNLYMQLNGLMLTLDTPSVLWINLFCLDLCRSLEQFKAIYKLEDSGKRDEHVDVRLDGFRLKLSIPVDKKVTEHRDRPRALCVCMSEVTATNTRHAPSCSCQDLQGLFRKFAGSEFFHSSYAAFPREQGSFSLLHTLFLRHAFHVEDRPHKHHKLPHKTSASEDLWSVNFSELSLGFEGAESSKGRALSFVDPFPLSIWVCLPKRWGQAQMSKRQELATSEVKIKPSASFSNHSKNENLSREHGICQRSKTDQDLRNIYKAPDTMDVLGESDCEVDDGVDSKELEASADIHVLMSSSVHVKVRLNHYQYLVLLRMKEVLQALQEQLAQDTQEMTGSPLDAMSACVGVMFPSAEVALLMAPAPGSVVEPRSLDSDTTSLIESELSPSDSKEGLAAEEKELKSESSSEKGLGSTSELPEDSGTQDSGASVPLERLPRSASDGALSAAPRGKGAEEKALIEEAHEAVEALVAERPAETSSHPQSPPALPSSPASDAQPSGRGGVALNGQAELVPLRSIEVELSSALHITKDATKEALHATMDLTKEAVSLTKDALSLSRDKMTSTMQRMLSLPPARDSVPKAEEGALTPGGAGSGRMRFFSMKRTSSQHSFDTTSVDGSGPEDGLSVDSDGSDGFVMLTDSEPSLDPLSSGQLPPAHNDMGSRSSLVAEDEGGVSPEVNSSTSQSEDPSLQLVSVLVLKMSDVNCAVEVQGDDLSVALQVMKVVPEQLNNVGMWQFLRGYVALGDPGEGKAASPEPRQPQPEVSLRLQSGPRAAALSALAEHNGFLQLLLHSQATELCTSCLASLGPFLEDEIIPEVIPMEIEVVDAKITLKDDTPPVYPTSPGPVPITLAMDHIVVRRRDDGVFYLTAPQGKDSVKQEKSVSVPEEQKAPSECVSPAPAAGARGLQLKQVPELQRELQTLKLALAEANMDKARLLQEIRKYNPLFQL